The Verrucomicrobiota bacterium genome window below encodes:
- a CDS encoding Uma2 family endonuclease: MTTRTQTPPVHFDAVRRFTIEEYYRLVEAGILEEDAGVELLDGQLIPMAPIGPEHHWILDTLTRTFNRREDDRFGVGPGRSLPIPRHNVPEPDLVIYRSGVSRRRHLTATDVLLVIEISDSTLTRDLGFKADLYRQAGIPEYWVVDVRNRCLRVFTLHADRYETAIVREGKVSPQALPGVEIDASFLFSGD, translated from the coding sequence CGCCGGTCCACTTCGACGCCGTGCGCCGCTTTACCATTGAGGAGTATTACCGGTTGGTCGAGGCCGGCATTCTTGAGGAGGATGCGGGCGTCGAACTGCTGGACGGTCAACTCATCCCCATGGCGCCCATCGGCCCCGAACACCACTGGATCCTGGATACCCTAACCAGAACCTTCAATCGCCGGGAGGACGACCGTTTCGGGGTGGGACCCGGACGTTCCTTGCCCATCCCGCGGCACAACGTACCCGAACCGGACCTGGTGATTTACCGCTCCGGCGTTAGCCGCCGGCGGCACCTCACCGCAACGGATGTGCTGTTGGTCATTGAAATTTCCGATAGCACCCTCACCCGCGACTTGGGTTTTAAGGCTGACCTCTACCGGCAGGCCGGAATCCCGGAATACTGGGTGGTGGACGTTCGGAACCGCTGCCTGCGCGTCTTTACGCTTCACGCTGACCGTTACGAAACGGCGATCGTAAGGGAAGGCAAAGTATCGCCGCAGGCTTTGCCCGGCGTCGAGATCGATGCGTCCTTCCTGTTCAGCGGCGATTAA